From the Desulfobacteraceae bacterium genome, one window contains:
- a CDS encoding dicarboxylate/amino acid:cation symporter — translation MKWLGWYFKINLLIRILLGLVLGAVAGLVFGPGIVWVSPFGDIFVRLLKMIVMPVVMFTLIVGAASIHPARLGRVGVKALVIYTITTAFAVALGLIMGNIFQPGKGLQLAGTASAFGKELTQPSLLDTLINVVPVNPFSAFATGEILPTIFFCIIFGIGLAFLRESGEERVREAANTVFRFFEGCGEIMYKVVHWILQYAPIGVFALIAVVFGKQGAEAFGPLGMVTLAVYVAFALHYLLIYGALLAIFRVSPRLFFAKAREATITAFVTRSSGGTLPVSLDVAQNEMGVSKGVFSFTLPLGATINMDGTAIYQGVCAIFVGFAIGSPLTISQQMTVIMTAVLASIGTAGVPGAGAIMLLMVLNSVGLKVEPGTSVAMAYAMIFGIDALLDMGRTAVNVTGDLAVTCAVAKSEGELDSTYWEKEAPQTAAAESSG, via the coding sequence ATGAAATGGCTGGGATGGTATTTTAAAATCAACTTGCTGATCCGCATTCTCCTTGGCCTGGTCCTGGGAGCGGTCGCCGGCCTGGTGTTCGGACCGGGCATCGTCTGGGTGAGCCCCTTCGGCGACATCTTCGTCCGCTTGCTCAAGATGATCGTGATGCCGGTGGTGATGTTCACCCTGATTGTCGGGGCGGCCAGTATCCATCCCGCGCGACTGGGGCGGGTGGGCGTCAAAGCGCTGGTGATTTACACGATCACCACGGCCTTTGCGGTGGCGCTGGGGTTGATCATGGGCAATATCTTCCAGCCGGGTAAAGGGCTGCAGCTTGCCGGGACAGCCAGTGCGTTCGGCAAGGAACTGACGCAACCTTCCCTGCTTGACACGCTGATCAACGTAGTTCCGGTGAACCCCTTCAGTGCCTTTGCGACCGGGGAAATTCTGCCGACGATTTTCTTTTGTATCATCTTTGGAATCGGCCTGGCGTTTCTTCGCGAAAGCGGGGAGGAGCGCGTCCGGGAGGCCGCCAATACCGTGTTCAGGTTTTTTGAGGGTTGCGGCGAGATCATGTACAAGGTGGTTCACTGGATCTTGCAGTATGCGCCCATCGGCGTATTCGCTCTGATCGCGGTTGTCTTCGGCAAACAGGGGGCGGAAGCCTTCGGCCCCCTGGGCATGGTGACATTGGCTGTCTATGTTGCCTTTGCCCTTCATTACCTGCTGATCTACGGCGCCTTGCTGGCGATCTTTCGTGTCAGCCCCAGACTGTTTTTTGCAAAAGCCAGAGAGGCCACGATTACAGCCTTCGTGACGCGCAGCAGCGGCGGCACGCTGCCGGTGAGCCTGGATGTCGCTCAAAACGAGATGGGTGTCTCCAAAGGGGTTTTTTCATTCACCCTGCCGCTGGGCGCCACCATCAATATGGACGGCACGGCCATTTACCAGGGCGTCTGCGCCATTTTCGTCGGTTTTGCCATCGGCTCTCCGTTGACCATCAGCCAGCAGATGACGGTCATCATGACGGCCGTGCTGGCCTCCATCGGCACCGCCGGCGTGCCCGGGGCCGGCGCCATTATGCTGCTGATGGTGCTCAATTCAGTCGGCTTGAAGGTCGAGCCGGGAACATCGGTGGCCATGGCCTATGCCATGATTTTCGGCATCGATGCGCTCCTGGACATGGGGCGAACCGCCGTCAATGTCACCGGGGACCTCGCGGTCACCTGCGCCGTGGCGAAGAGCGAAGGGGAATTGGATTCAACTTACTGGGAAAAGGAGGCCCCCCAAACA